The genomic window CCGTATGTGACTGAGATGTGGCCGATTATATTTAGTGAAAATAGGATTATTCATACAGAATGGTATCACGAGGTCTTAATTCGCCATGGTCAAGAGTTATGGCTTCTTCAAGAACACGATGAAGATATTTTAGAACGACATATCTTGACTAATGATAACGCTAAAATATCCCTTTTGCGAGAGCTAGAATATCCTAAGAATGAACATCTCGGCATCGTGGAAACGAGCATGCTGTTAAAAAATTTCTTTCCTAAAATGTACAAACCTATTGAGGGCGAGCGCTCAGAAATGATAGTAATTGACGCCAATATGAAAGTCTTCCACAACCCTAACAATTCATTTTTGGAAGATGAGAACATAGAAATTTCGCTTATTAAGAGAAAGTTGGCATCTCAGCAAAAAGATGGAATTGTAAGCTTTGAATTTACAAATAATCGCACTCCATATTTAGTTGTAGCTACCTTTTTACCGGATATAGGGTCTTACATGATAAATGTCCTTTCACTAGAAGAGTTGTATAGCGAAGTGAAAATAGGGCGAAATATTGTGTTAACGACAACGTTATTTTTAGTCATTATTTTATCCGTTATTACTAATCTGTTTTTATCATTTTTATTTAAACGAATGTATCAATTAATCGATTCTATGAAGCGAGTACAAAAAGGAGATTTTGCTGTTGATGTCGATATATCGGGACATGATGAAATTGCTCAGCTATCCTTTCATTATAAAGAAATGCTAGGAAAAATTAATGGTTTGATAGCCGACCAAGTGAATAAGCAGGCAGCTACAAAAGAGGCAGAATTAAAAGCATTGAAAACACAAATCGACTCGCATTTCCTCTACAACACACTAGAGAACATCAAGATGATGGCAGAAATAGATGGGAATTATGAAATTTCCGATGCACTGACATCTTTAGGAGAAATGATGCGATACAACATTAGATGGAAAACTGATTTTGTTGTTATACAGGAGGAAATTACACATATTAAAAATTATATTGATGTTATGAACCTTCGCCTAGATAACCAATTAGTACTTGAAGTGGATGTTGAAGAACATCTGTTAGAGCAAGAAATATTAAAAATGTCTCTTCAGCCCATTGTAGAGAATTCGGTTAAACATGGTTTAATGCCAATCATTCGAGGGAAAAAAGGGATTATTTCCATTCACGCTTATGTCCATGGTGATAAGACAGTCATAGTTGAAATTCGTGACAACGGTATAGGTATGTCAAAAGAAAAACTGGTACAGCTGAATAAAAGTGTTTACGGTGCGGATTTGGACGAGCCTATTCGAACAGAAGGACATGGTATTGGATTGTTAAATGTAAACGAAAGAATATTGTTACATTATGGGGAAGATTATGGGCTCACTATATACAGTGAAGAAGGCGAATATACAAAAGTGGTTATACAGCTAC from Bacillus sp. HMF5848 includes these protein-coding regions:
- a CDS encoding sensor histidine kinase, with the translated sequence MNIVERVKKMIRQKLYGWQLQHKLIIIYVVVFMVPASAFTLYFSNQSYEQSIEEIMKKNEYLIEIERIHIQNNIEALRRTAQLVVSDQPFTDYIKSRNESNVNELIDFKFDALSNVLKLQSNNPAIEYIRVYTDNPYVTEMWPIIFSENRIIHTEWYHEVLIRHGQELWLLQEHDEDILERHILTNDNAKISLLRELEYPKNEHLGIVETSMLLKNFFPKMYKPIEGERSEMIVIDANMKVFHNPNNSFLEDENIEISLIKRKLASQQKDGIVSFEFTNNRTPYLVVATFLPDIGSYMINVLSLEELYSEVKIGRNIVLTTTLFLVIILSVITNLFLSFLFKRMYQLIDSMKRVQKGDFAVDVDISGHDEIAQLSFHYKEMLGKINGLIADQVNKQAATKEAELKALKTQIDSHFLYNTLENIKMMAEIDGNYEISDALTSLGEMMRYNIRWKTDFVVIQEEITHIKNYIDVMNLRLDNQLVLEVDVEEHLLEQEILKMSLQPIVENSVKHGLMPIIRGKKGIISIHAYVHGDKTVIVEIRDNGIGMSKEKLVQLNKSVYGADLDEPIRTEGHGIGLLNVNERILLHYGEDYGLTIYSEEGEYTKVVIQLPSLIMKGGRKHV